One stretch of Micromonospora cremea DNA includes these proteins:
- a CDS encoding cold-shock protein produces the protein MAFGTVKWFNADKGFGFITQDGGGADVFAHFSAISSSGFRSLDENQRVEFDVEQGQKGLQAANIRLV, from the coding sequence ATGGCATTCGGCACAGTCAAGTGGTTCAACGCGGACAAGGGCTTCGGCTTCATCACGCAGGATGGCGGCGGCGCTGACGTCTTCGCCCACTTCTCCGCCATCTCATCGAGCGGGTTCCGCAGCCTGGACGAGAACCAGCGGGTCGAGTTCGACGTCGAGCAGGGCCAGAAGGGCCTTCAGGCCGCCAACATCCGTCTGGTCTGA
- a CDS encoding MerR family transcriptional regulator encodes MFSIGDFAALGRVSVRMLRHYDAIGLLRPAATDPVSGYRYYRADQLRRLNRIIALKDLGLTLAQVADILDNKVTVDELHGMLRLRRAQLEEQLSADAARLAGIEARLRMIEQEGHMSTEDVVLKRIPQARVAELSAVAASYEGPDIGPVIGPLYQEMWRRLKQTGATVTGSPIAYYVPEPGADGDGQEVRVHAAVEVAANTPAGDGTLDILDLPGIQSAATIVHRGPMDEAFRSMQILARWIDDNGYTPVGYAREVCLEFDPENPVNWVHELQLGVARP; translated from the coding sequence GTGTTCAGCATCGGAGACTTCGCCGCACTCGGCCGCGTGTCGGTGCGCATGCTGCGCCACTACGACGCGATCGGCCTCTTGCGGCCCGCCGCGACGGATCCGGTCAGCGGGTACCGCTACTACCGCGCCGACCAGCTGCGCCGGCTCAACCGGATCATCGCCCTGAAGGACCTGGGACTCACGCTCGCGCAGGTTGCCGACATCCTCGACAACAAGGTCACCGTCGATGAGCTGCACGGCATGCTCCGGCTGCGGCGCGCACAACTGGAGGAGCAGCTCAGCGCCGATGCCGCCCGGCTGGCCGGCATCGAGGCGCGGCTGCGCATGATTGAACAGGAGGGGCACATGAGTACCGAAGACGTCGTGTTGAAGCGCATCCCGCAGGCGCGCGTCGCCGAGCTTTCGGCGGTGGCCGCCAGCTACGAAGGGCCGGACATCGGGCCGGTGATCGGGCCGCTGTACCAGGAGATGTGGCGGCGGCTGAAACAGACCGGCGCGACGGTGACCGGTTCGCCGATCGCCTACTACGTGCCGGAACCCGGCGCGGACGGCGACGGCCAGGAGGTTCGGGTGCACGCGGCCGTCGAGGTGGCCGCTAACACGCCTGCCGGCGACGGCACCCTCGACATCCTCGACCTGCCCGGGATCCAGTCCGCCGCCACGATCGTGCACCGGGGCCCGATGGACGAGGCGTTCCGCAGCATGCAGATCCTGGCCCGCTGGATCGACGACAACGGCTACACGCCGGTCGGGTACGCCCGCGAGGTCTGCCTCGAGTTCGACCCGGAGAACCCGGTGAACTGGGTACACGAGCTCCAGCTCGGGGTCGCCCGCCCCTGA
- a CDS encoding DEAD/DEAH box helicase, translating to MAARRPSKTPLVTPTSFADLGVPGRLVAALEQAGISTPFPIQAATLPDSLAGRDVLGRGRTGSGKTYAFALPVLARLSAATSPRLPGRPRSLILAPTRELATQIEAAIAPLATALSLRTLTIFGGVSARPQVGALRAGVDILIACPGRLADHVSTGHAILDAVEVTVLDEADHMADLGFLPVVRRLLDTTPPRSQRLLFSATLDAGVDVLVRRYLSNPVTHSVDSAMSPVAAMTHHVLRVRHDDRLPVLIDLTAAPGRTLVFTRTKRGAKKLTSQLVASGVPAVELHGNLAQNARTRNLAAFSAGDARTLVATDIAARGIHVDDVALVIHADPPAEHKAYLHRSGRTARAGASGTVVTLMTDDQVTDVRDLTRQAGINPTITRLGPGDSLLTELAPGERRFVTPPVATTAPHHRRGDSATQRSPRTATGGSTARAARGTGSESRRASAVETTSAPRGAAAFSSGTRVGSRRGQR from the coding sequence ATGGCGGCACGCCGCCCCAGCAAGACACCCCTTGTCACACCCACCTCCTTCGCTGACCTCGGCGTGCCCGGCCGCCTGGTCGCCGCGCTCGAGCAGGCGGGCATCAGCACGCCATTCCCGATCCAGGCCGCGACGCTCCCGGATTCACTCGCCGGACGCGACGTGCTCGGTCGTGGCCGCACGGGATCGGGCAAGACATACGCCTTCGCTCTCCCGGTCCTCGCCCGGCTCTCGGCCGCCACGTCTCCACGGCTGCCCGGCCGCCCGCGCTCGCTCATCCTGGCGCCCACTCGCGAGCTGGCGACCCAGATCGAAGCGGCGATCGCACCGCTGGCCACCGCGCTGTCGCTGCGGACCCTGACGATCTTCGGCGGGGTGAGCGCGCGGCCACAGGTCGGTGCACTGCGTGCCGGGGTCGATATCCTCATCGCCTGTCCCGGCCGGCTCGCCGACCACGTGTCGACCGGCCACGCAATCCTCGACGCCGTCGAGGTCACAGTGCTCGACGAGGCGGACCACATGGCCGACCTCGGCTTCCTGCCGGTCGTACGGCGACTCCTCGACACAACACCGCCCCGCTCCCAGCGGCTGCTGTTCTCGGCGACGCTCGACGCGGGCGTCGACGTCCTCGTGCGGCGGTACCTCTCCAACCCAGTCACCCACAGCGTCGACTCGGCGATGTCCCCGGTCGCCGCGATGACCCACCACGTACTCCGGGTCCGTCACGATGACCGGCTCCCCGTCTTGATCGACCTGACGGCCGCCCCGGGGCGCACGCTCGTGTTCACCCGCACGAAGCGGGGCGCCAAGAAGCTGACCAGTCAACTGGTCGCCTCCGGCGTGCCCGCCGTCGAGCTGCACGGCAACCTGGCGCAAAACGCCCGAACCCGCAATCTGGCGGCGTTCTCCGCCGGCGACGCCCGCACACTTGTCGCGACCGACATCGCGGCGCGCGGTATCCACGTCGACGATGTGGCTCTCGTGATCCACGCCGACCCGCCAGCCGAGCACAAGGCATACCTGCACCGCTCGGGGCGGACCGCGCGTGCCGGAGCGAGCGGCACCGTCGTCACCCTGATGACCGACGACCAGGTCACCGACGTGCGCGACCTCACCCGCCAGGCCGGCATCAACCCGACGATCACCCGGCTTGGCCCCGGTGACTCGCTGCTCACCGAACTCGCCCCGGGCGAGCGCCGCTTCGTGACGCCTCCCGTAGCGACGACGGCACCGCATCACAGACGAGGCGACAGCGCCACGCAGCGCTCGCCGCGCACAGCGACGGGCGGATCGACCGCCCGGGCGGCGCGCGGGACAGGCTCGGAAAGTCGTCGGGCGAGTGCCGTGGAAACCACGTCCGCGCCACGGGGCGCCGCGGCGTTCTCTTCCGGCACGCGGGTTGGTAGCCGGCGCGGTCAGCGTTGA